AGGTGAAATGCCTCATTATTCTGGTAAATGTGCTCACCTAACACCAGAAGAACAAGCTCAAAAAGAAGCGCAAGGATTAGAACCAGTTATTCGTTTTCGCGTGCCAAAGAATACGGAATATCAATTTCACGATATGGTTAAAGGTGAAATCACTTTTGAATCAGATAATGTCGGTGGCGATTTTGTCATTCAAAAACGCGATGGGATGCCAACTTATAACTTTGCTGTAGCAGTTGATGATCATCTGATGAAAATCACACACGTTTTGCGTGGAGATGATCACATTGCCAATACGCCAAAACAATTAATGATTTATGAAGCATTTGGTTGGAAAGCACCAGAATTTGGCCATATGACCTTAATCATTAATTCTGAAACAGGGAAAAAATTAAGTAAGCGGGATGAATCAATTCTACAATTTATCGAACAATATCGAGAATTGGGCTATTTACCAGAAGCAATGTTTAACTTTATTGCGTTATTAGGTTGGTCACCAGTTGGCGAAGATGAAATTTTCAGTCAGGATGAATTGATTAAAATGTTTGACCCAAATCGCTTAAGTAAGTCTCCAGCAGCTTTCGATGCTAAAAAGTTGGAATGGGTTAACAACCACTACATTAAAGCAATGGACTTAGATGTTTTAGCGGATATGTGCTTGCCTTATCTTCAAAAAGCTGGGCGTGTGGAAGCTGATTTATCTGAAAAAGATATGGATCGAGTGAAAAAAATTGTTGGTTTATATCAACCACAAATGAGTTATGCTGCTCAAATTGTTGAATTGTCTGAATTGTTCTTTATAGAACATCCTGTTTTAGATGATGCAGCTAAAGCAGTATTAGCAGGCGAAACAGTACCACAAGTACTAGCTGCCTTTAAAGCGAAACTTGAAGCAATGGATACTGTCGATGCTCCAAGTGTTAAAACTGCCATTAAAGAAGTACAAAAAGAAACAGGTATAAAAGGTAAGAACTTATTTATGCCGATTCGAGTTGCGGTTTCTGGTCAAACTCATGGACCAGAATTACCAGATACAGTTGAACTTTTAGGTAAAGAAAAAGCTTTAGCTCACTTACAACAAGTAATGTAACTTTTTTTGGAATACAGTATTACATTAAAAGTTGTGAAATTGAATAAAATTGTGTTGATTAGACGAAGTACTGCGGGATTTTCTAAAAGAGAGGTTACGATTGGTGGAAGTAGCTGAAATGAAGCAGGAAATGCACCTAGGAGCAAGCTTTAAGCCGTTTTGTGGACGTTACCCACAGATGAGGGACAAAGAATTACTTTGTTCAAATGAAAGTGGAACCACGCCAAAAGCGTCTTTTAAGTAAGGAAACTTATTTAAAGGGCGCTTTTTTATTAGAATAAGCATTTTGACTATTAAAAGATGGGAAACAATTGTTTAAAACAGTTAGCAAGATCGGATTCAAAACGATTTGAAAGAATAAGCATTTCACGTGTTATAGACCGGCATATCCGCCATTTTATCTTACTGTTTACGATCAAGCCCAATCTTTTTTGAACATCTTAATTAGGAGGGAATACGATGGGATGGGGGAAACGTGCGATTCAAGCGGCCAAGGAAAATGATCCAGCGGCCCGACACACATTGGAAATTATTTTGACGTATCCGGGTATTCATGCGTTGTTTTGGCATCGCTTTGAACATTTTTTGTACAACCATAAGTTGTTTTTGTGGGCGCGGCTTAGTTCGCAATTTCAGCGCTTTTTAACCGGTATTGAAATCCATCCCGGAGCAAAAATTGGTCAAGGCGTCTTTATTGATCATGGTATGGGGGTAGTGATTGGTGAAACAGCAGAAATTGGCGATGATGTGGTTTTATTTCATGGAGTTACGCTAGGTGGCACTGGTAAACATGGTGGGAAACGACATCCAACGGTTAAATCTGGTGCGATGATTTCTGCTAATGCGCAAATTTTAGGACCTGTAACAATTGGTAAAAATGCGAAAATTGGTGCTGGGGCAGTTGTATTAAAAAATATTCCAGATGAAGCAACGGCGGTAGGGGTACCGGCTAAAGTTGTGCGAATTGCAGGAAAGAAGGTTGAATTATGATAAAAATTTACAATACCATGACGCGAGAAAAAGAAGAATTCAAACCCATTGAAGCCAACAAAGTGCGGATGTATGTCTGCGGCCCGACTGTTTATAATTATATCCACATCGGCAATGCCAGAAGTACAATTGCGTTTGATACTATCCGTCGTTACTTTGAATATCGAGGCTTTGAAGTAAATTATGTTTCTAATTTTACAGATGTTGACGACAAAATTATTCGTGCGGCGAAAGAACTAGGTGTCACAGCGCCAGAAGTAGCAGAACGATTTATTCATGCGTTTGAAGAAGATACCAATGCTTTAAATGTAGAACCGGCCACATTGCATCCACGCGTGATGGATCATATTCCAGACATTATAAATTTTATTACAGTTTTAGTAGAAAAAGGCTACGCCTATGAATCAAAGGGGGACGTTTATTATCGTACCCGTAAATTTGAAAATTATGGCAAGTTAAGCGATCAATCAATCGATGAATTGGAAATAGGTGCTAGTCAGCGGACAGGTGCTGAGCAAGATATTAAAGAAGATCCATTAGATTTTGCCTTATGGAAAAGTGCGAAACCTGAGGAAATATCCTGGGATTCACCGTGGGGGAAAGGACGTCCGGGGTGGCATATCGAATGTTCTGTTATGGCGACCAAACATTTAGGGGATACCATTGACATTCACGGTGGTGGTCAAGACTTGGAATTTCCGCATCATGAAAATGAAATTGCGCAAAGTGAAGCTAAAACCGGTCATACTTTTGCAAATTATTGGATGCACAATGGCTATGTAACCATTGGTGAAGATGATGAAAAAATGAGTAAATCACTGGGGAATTTTGTAACGGTTCACGATTTGATTCAAAAAGTTGAACCACAAGTTTTACGTTTTTTTATGGCAACAACGCAATATCGTCGTCCGATTCGATATAGTGAAGCAACGTTAAAAGATGCAGCCAATAATTTACAACGTTTAAAAACGGCATATGAAAATGCCAACTTCCGATTGGCCACAGCACAAGTTGATTTAACTTGTGATGAAGGAAAGCTTGCAGAGTTAGCAGAATTGGAAAACCGCTTTGTGGCAGAAATGGATGATGATTTTAATGCTGCCAATGGCATTACGGTAGTGTATGAATTAGCCAAATGGTTGAATATGTATGCTGAAAAAAATGAAGTTTCCCAAGTTGTCTTAAATGCTGCAATAAAAAAATTACAAGATTGGTTAGCCGTTTTTGGGATTCGTTTTACTCGCGATGAATTACTAGACGAAGAGATTGAAAAATTGATTGCACAACGAATTGAGGCACGTCAAAATAAAGATTTTGCTCGCAGTGATGAAATTCGCGATCGGTTAAAAGAACAAGGAATTATTTTGGAAGATACTGCACAAGGTACACGATGGAGACGAGAAGTATGAGAGATTACACACAATTAAATGGCTTGGCACTAGCTTATGTGGGAGATGCAATTTACGAAGTCTACATTCGCGATTATTTGGTATCGTCTGGTCAAAGCCGCCCAAATCAATTGCACAAACAAGCAACCCACTATGTTTCTGCCAAAGCTCAGGCCTTTTTAATGAATGAAATGTTAGGTGCGGGTATTTTATCTGAAGATGAGGAATTGTTTTATCGTCGTGGACGCAATAGCAAAAGTCATACTAGTGCAAAAAATGCGGATATTACTACCTATCGCATTGCGACAGGCTTTGAATCATTGATGGGTTATCTGCACTTGTTAAACAAAAAAGAACGCTTAGAAGAGCTCATAGACTGGTGTATCAAGAAGGTAGGTGAAACAAATGGCAAATAGACGAGAAGACAAACCGCCAAAAAATCAAAACCGGAATTTTTATGGCACAAGAGATAAAAACAGACGCGGGAAAAATTCTAATGAAAAAGGAAATTTTCGGCGTAAAAAAGCAGATGATTTTACCGGAAGCCAAAAGACAATTGCCCCTGTTAGTAGTCAAGCAACTGAAGTTAACGAAAATTTTGTCTTTGGTCATCACGCGGTAGTGGAAGCTTTAAAGGCTGGTCGCGGCAATAAACTTTTTTTAGCAGAAGATGCTCGTGGTGATAAAATCGAAGGCTTAAAAATATTAGCAACAGAACAAGCAGTACCGGTTAAATGGGTTCCAAAAAATAAATTAGATACGATGAGTGATAGCGGTGTTCATCAAGGAATGGTGCTCGCTATTACGCCATATGAATACCTTTCATTACCAGAGTTATTGGAAATTACAAAAAAAGAAAACCCATTTTATTTGATTTTGGATAATTTAGAAGATCCGCATAATTTTGGCTCAATTTTACGAACTGCCGATGCAGCGGGAGTCGACGGGGTGATTATTCCCAAACACCGTGCCGTCGGAATTACCCCAATTGTGGTGAAAACATCCACAGGTGCCGTAGAACACATGCCAATTGCCCGCGTGACTAACTTAAGTCAAGCCGTCCAACAGTTAAAAGATACTGGCTTCTGGATTTTTGGTACGGCAATGGAAGGAACAGACTATCGCAAATGGAATGCCAAAGGGAAGATAGGTCTTATTATTGGTAATGAAGGCAAAGGTATGAGTGCTGGCTTGATGAAGTCAGTTGATGAGCTGCTGACAATTCCAATGGTAGGACACGTACAAAGTTTAAATGCCAGTGTTGCCAGCGGTCTTTTGATGTATCAAGCCTTTAGTCAACGGGCAGGTGAATAGGGTGAAAAAACAACTATTAATTGTTGATGGATACAATATGATTGGTGCCTGGCCGGAATTGGTTTCGCTAAAAAAGGCAGAAAAATTAGAAGATGCAAGAGAAACACTGCTTAGTTTATTGTCAAATTATGCCAAATACGAAGGTTTAGAAATCATCGTTGTGTTTGATGCCCAATTTGTACCAGGGATCACTCAGCGCTATACCAAATATCAGTTGCAGGTTATTTTCACCGAAGAAGGAGAAACTGCCGACAGTTATATTGAACGGGTTTCCGGAGAGTTGAATAATGCCTTGACACAAGTTACCGTCGCAACTAGTGATTTAGCAGAACAATGGGTAGTCTTTTCCCAAGGTGCTTTACGAACTTCTGCCCGTGAATTGTACAAAACAGTGCAAAAAACGAATAAATTAATTGCTGAACATCAAGAAGATTTAAAATTCAGCAATTTTCGGCGTAACTCTCCATGGAATGAAGCACAACTTTCGGAGTTGCAACAAAAATTGCAGGAATTAAGTAAAAAAAATTAAAATTATTAATACGCTGATTAGCCCGCCGGATGAAACTGGTTGGGCTTTTTTTCATGATACAGTCAAAAAGTAAGAGAATTTGGGAGGAGGTAGTAAAATGAGGTGTACATCTTTTAACCCCCAAGTAGTTTTGAACCAGATGGAAGTTTTTGAAAAGCTCTTTTTTGATTATCGCCCGGTCGTCTATAAAGTGATGGGGCAGTATTATCTGCGGGATTTTGATTATGATGATTGGTTGCAAGAAGGTCGGATAAGTTTCTTTCACTCTTTGAGCTGTTATGAGGAGTCTCGAGGTGTTTCTTTTGGCACCTTTTTTAGAAACAACTTTGAAAATAAAATAAAAAGCGAATTGCGAAAACAAGGTGCCTACAAAAGAAAAGCAATGGTGGAAGCTATCTCGTTGGAAGAAAAAATTGCTAAAGAGGGTCCAGACTTTTTGGTTGCCCACAATCAAAATGTACTATTAGCAGAAGAACAGCTATTGTTAGAAGAAGAGCTTCTGTCAGCTTTTTGCTTATTATCAAGGTTGGAAGCGGATGTATTACAGGCTTATTTAAAAGGAGAACAGGTAGAATATTATGCTTATCAACATGCCATGAGTCAGCAAAAAATTTATTGTGCGTTAGAACGTGCCCGCCGAAAAATACGCAAGAGGATGAAAATGAATTGGTGAAATTTTTTTGAAAACAGAACCTTTAAAAGAAGAAAAAAATAACGAAAAATTCAGTATTGAAACACCAAAAAAATTATGATACACTTGAAATTTTCAGAAAAATGTGATAAGATGGCAAGCGAGGTGAACGCGATGCCAACAACTTTAGCTTCTATCAAAAAAGATTTAGAATGTCGTATCGGCAGTGAAATCATGCTGGTGGCGCAAACTGGTCGTAAACGTCAAACGGAACGTAAAGGGATTCTAACAGAAACATACCCTTCTGTGTTCGTGGTCGATTTAGATCCAGAAGAAAATTCCTTCGAACGAGTGTCATACAGTTATTCCGATGTTTTAACGCGCACTGTCGAAATCGAATTTTTAGGTGATGCAATATAAAAAATTACGAAGGCTCAGAAGGGCTTTCGTATTTTTTTTAAAAGATAGCACAATTCACGAGCTGTATCTAGGATTATAAGATAATTTTTTTATTAGGAGGGGCCAAATGGAATATGTGGTAAAAAGTTTCGCAGCATTAACAACTAAAGAATTTTACCAATTAGCAAAAGAACGAGTGGCAGTTTTTGTGGTGGAACAAAATTGTCCCTATCAAGAAATTGACGAAATAGATGAAGTCGCACTGCACACTTATTTTATCGCAGAAGACGAGCAAATTGCGGCGTATACACGCATTTATGAAGATGATGACACGATTCATTTTGGACGTGTTTTGGTAACGGAGAAATTTCGTGGTACAGGGTTAGGCAAACAAATTGTAGCCAAAACAATTGCAGTAATTGAAGAAAGATTTCCGGGTAAAAAAATTGTCATCGGTGCTCAAGCTTACTTACAAGATTTCTACGCCAGCTTTGGTTTTAAACCTATTTCTGATGTTTATCTAGAAGATGATATTCCTCATATTGATATGCAGTTGGATGCTTTTTAATTGAAGAGCTCTTACACTCACTGTTCAAAGTAGTGTAAGAGCTTTTTTTGTACCATAAGGGATAAATATTTCGTACAAAGTTAAAAACATGTAAAAATGAAAAGCCTCGACTCTAACGAAGCTAAAAAAGACATGTATTTTTAGCACATCAACCTATCGTACCGTTTTAAGAAAATGTAAAAAAGGCTCTGGGACAAAAGTCAATTGACGTTTATCCCAGAGTCTTTTTTAGTATTCTGAATTATTCAAATCTTCCCGTGCTTTTTTTGTGGCAGGTCCACTTTGTGCTTCCAACAAATCGCGAATATCTTTTAAGTAGTCTTCAGCTGTAATTTCTGGTTCTTCTTCCACTTCTTCTTTTTTGCGTAAATCTTTGGCGCGATTGGCAAATTTTACGATAATGAATAGAACAAAACCAGTGATGATAAAGGTGATAATAGCACTTACGACGTTACCAAATTCGAATTTAACACCGTTAATTTTAACGTCTAAAACATTCATTGCGGAATCCAGATCACCTTTTTTGGTAAATAGCGACACAATTAATCCAATTAATGGTGTAATCAGTCCTTCAACCACTTGATTGACGATACTAGTAAAAGCACTCCCGATAACTACCCCAACGGCTAGGTCCAAGACACTTCCTCGCATTAAAAACTCTTTAAATTCCTTAATCATTTGTCTACTCCTTTCTAGTCTTTTCACATTGAAAATGAAATCGGAAAATTTCATTTGTTGCGAAAAATTTGCATTAAAATGCGAATTACTAAAATCAGTATAGCGAAGATTTTTAAATATTTGAAATGATATGAAAAAAAATCGTAAACAGGCGTAAAGTAAACCGTTGACAGCGGGCTATGCTATAATTGTAGTGATGCAATTTCAAAATATGACTAGTAAAAAAGTTTTTTTCTACAAGTAAATTAGATTCTCAGATTAAAAAATAAAGAAGTTAAATTTGCAGTAGTAACAACCTTTAGTCCATAAGTTGGTACTATGTAATAAGGAGCATGTGTATGTCAATTGAATTAGGAAATGGCATCAACCTTGAAGTGATGCCAAGCAAAAAATACAAGACCACGCGGATCTTAATCCGTTTTTCGGCTCGTCACAGTGAGAAAACAGCAGCAGCGCGCACATTATTGACGAGTTTATTGGAAACCAATAGTTTAAACTATCCTACCCAAAATGAGTTAAGTACGCGTTTAGCAGAGCTTTATGGGGCAGGGTTTGGTGTTAGTGTTGCTAAAAAGGGTAATATTCATCAAATCAACGTAGGAATGTCCCTTGTGAATGGAGCATATGTAGGAGAAGATCATCTTTTTGATGATGCGGTAGCCTTTTTACAGGAGATTTTATTTGCCCCTAATATAAAAGCTGGCGCATTCGATGAAAAAACGTTTGTGACGGAAAAAGAAAATTTAATCGCTTATTTGAAGAGTATGAAAGAAGATAAACAGACGTTTGCTTCTTTGCGATTGCAAGAATTATTTTTCCAAAATTCGCCGGATCAAAAAGTTCCAAGTTTTGGTACCGTTCCTACCACGGAAGATTTAACTGCAGAAAAATTAGTAGCAGTTTATCAACAGATGATGACAGAAGATCACATTGATATTTTTGTTATTGGAGATGTTACTCCTGAGCAAGTGCGTAAAAGTTTTGCTCAACTGCCTTTTGAAAAAACAGCGCGCGCAAAACCCGAAATTTTCTTTACCCAAAAGCATAGCAATATTATCAATGAGCAAGTGGAATATGATCAAGTAACACAGGCGAAGTTAAATTTAGCCTATCAAATGGAGACGTATTACGGCGATACTGATCGCTTTGCTCTCTTAGTTTTCAATGGTTTATTTGGTGGTTTTCCTCATTCCAAATTATTTATGAACGTAAGAGAAAAAGAAAGTTTAGCTTATTATGCCTCTTCTTCTTTTGATTCTTTTCGCGGTATGTTAAAGGTGCAAACAGGTATTGATCAAGAAAAAAGAGCGGCTGTTTTGCACTTAATCAATGAGCAGCTAGAAAGTTTGCGTAAAGGGGAAATCTCCACGGAAGAGTTGGCGCAAACTAAAGCGATGTTAAAGAATCAGTTTCTTTTATCTTTAGATAATCCCCAGGCGTTAATTGAAAACGCGTATTTAGACTTGTGGCTGCCTCAAACAAAAGTGTCTGAGGAAGCTTTTCTCAAAGGAATTGACGCAGTAACGATTGAAGCGGTGAAGAAAATGGCTTTATCTGTAGAATTAAAAGCTATTTACTGCTTGGAAAGGAGCGCCTCATAATGAAAAAAGTGTACGAAAAGGTAAACGAAACGTTATATAGCGAAGTTTTACCCAATGGTTTAACGGTGTATTTATTACCTAAACCGGATTTTCATAAAACTTATGGCTTGTTCACAACGGATTATGGTTCAATTGATAATCGCTTTATTCCGCTAGGGGAAAAAGAATTTATTACTGTACCCGATGGAATTGCGCATTTTTTGGAACATAAGATGTTTGAAAAAGAGACAGGAGACGTTTTTCAAGATTTTGGAAAACAAGGAGCTTCTGCCAATGCCTTTACCAGTTTCACTAAAACCAGCTATTTATTTTCTGCCACAGATAATATCGATTTAAATGTAGCAACCTTACTCGATTTTGTTCAAGCACCTTATTTTACCGCTGAAAGTGTTAATAAAGAAAAAGGAATTATCGGCCAAGAAATTCAAATGTATCAAGATGACCCCAATTGGCGCCAATTTTTTGGCATTATTAATAACTTATATCCACAACATCCCTTGCATATTGATATTGCGGGCACAGTAGAAAGTATTGCTGAAATTACAGCAGAAGACCTCTACACGTGCTACAACACTTTCTATCATCCTAGCAATATGAAATTATTTGTGGTAGGCAATATTGAGCCTGAAAGTATGATGACGTTGATTAAAGAGAATCAGGCAAGCAAGGATTTTTTACTGCCGCAACCAATTCAACGAGCATTTCCAGCTGAAACATTGACAGATATCAAAAAAGTTGATTCCTTGGAAATGCCAGTGGCGCGTGCCAAAGGTGTTTTAGGCATCAAAGTATTAACCAATCAATTACCAACAGACAACACAGAATTATTACGTTTCAAAACGGCTGCTAGTTTGTTATGGCAATTACTTTTAGGCACGACATCGAAAAATTATTTGCGCTTATATGATGAAGGAATTATTGATGATACTTTTGGTTATGAGTTCAATTTGGATCGTACTTTTTGCTTTGCTGATTTTGGCGGTGACAGTGATAAGCCAGCTGAACTTACCAAAGCAGTGAAAGAAATTTTGCTCAATTACGGAGAAGATACTGAAATTAATGAAACCAATTTGACATTATTGAAAAAACGAATGCTAGGGAAATTCTTCCAGTCTTTGAATTCCTTAGAATACATTGCCAATCAATTCAATCAAAACTTATTTGGTGAATTAACATTGTTTGATTTACCGGAAATTATTCAATCCATTACTCTAGCGGATATTTATTCTTGCGGTGATCAGATGATAGACGAGGCGGCAATGAGCGAATTTTTCATGTATCCTAAGGGGGAGTAAGCATTGAAAAATGCGCTTGTAATGGGAGCAAGCGGTGATATTGGTGAAGCCATTTGTCGTACTTTAGCCAAATCTGGCTGGTCTTTATACTGCCACTATTATCGCAATGAAGAAAAAGTATTAAAATTTGTTAGCGAGTTAAAGGAAACCTATCCCCAGCAAGATTTTTTTATGGTATGCTTAGATATGCTAGAAACCCCCGATATTCCGTCATTTTTGGCGGATTTGTTTCAAGTAGACGGCATTGTTTTTGCCGCCGGGTTTACCAAATATGGTCTGCTTTGTGAACATACACAACAAGATATGCGTCAGTTATGGCAGATTCACTTGGAAACGCCCATGTTAATTTTGCAAGGTTTGGAAGAAAAATTACGACGTTCTAGCCAAGCAAGAGTTGTTTTTGTCGGCTCTGTTTATGGTTTGGCGGGCAGTAGTTTAGAAACTGTTTATAGTGCAGTTAAAGGGGCACAACAAAGTTTTGTTCGTGCCTATGCAAAAGAAGTTGCTGCCAATGGCTGTACGGTCAATTGTATTGCGCCTGGAGCTGTTGCAACGAAGATGAACGAAGAATTTTCACCTGCTGAATTAGAACAATTGATAGCAGAAATCCCGTTAGGAAGACTAGCATATACGAAGGAAATCGCGGCAGCTGTAGCCTTTTTATTTCAACAAGATGCCCAATATATTACCGGTGCAACAATTCCTGTGACCGGAGGCTGGCTGCATTAAAGACTGGAGAGAATGTGTAAGTGGCAAATGAAGCAACAACTATCGGTGCAAGATTACGGCAAGCCCGTTTAAATAAAAATATTTCTTTGGATGAACTACAACAAATCACCAAAATTCAAAAACGCTATTTAGAAGCGATTGAAAGCGGAAAATTAGATGCTTTACCCGGTTCTTTTTATGTCCGGGCTTTTGTGAAGCAATATGCACAGGCAGTCGGAGAAGATGGAGATAAATTAGTTGCTATTTTAGATGGCAAAGCTTCGCTTACACCACCTGTGCCTAAGCGCGCACAACCAGAAACAGTACAAGGTTCAAGAAAATCTTTACATGTAGAAGAAAAAACTGGCAATCCCATTATGAGGTTATTACCGGTTATTTTCTTTGGGTTAGTGGCATTGGTTATTGTCGTGATTGTCTTTTACATGACGTGGCAAGATCGCAGCAATCAAACACCAATGATTGCAGATAATTCTTCGGTAGTTGTTAACCAAGCCTCCACAGCAAGTTCAAGTAAAGCGGCAGCATCTTCCACTAAAGAATCCGAGACAAAACCCGCAGAATCTACGAAAGAATCTGAGAAAAAAGAAAAAGAAATGGCAGTAAAACTGGATAGTAACACTCAAAGTGAAGCAGTTTTTAGTTTGACTGATGCCAAAGGTCCAATTAAACTAGATTTTGCCGGCAACGCAAATGGTCCGTGCTGGATTGGTGTCCTAGTTAACAATGGCTACGTTTATCAATATACATTGCAAGCAGGAGAAACGCAGTCAACGACTTTACCAGAAGGTGCAGCTAATGCAACCATTGTTTTAGGCGCAAGTGGCAACTTAAATATCAAAGCTAATGGCAAAGACTTAAATTACACAGATCCGAATATTCCG
The genomic region above belongs to Enterococcus saigonensis and contains:
- the gltX gene encoding glutamate--tRNA ligase — translated: MTKIRVRYAPSPTGHLHIGNARTALFNYLFARHNGGDFIIRIEDTDTKRNIEDGEKSQLDNLKWLGMDWDESPANPGEYGPYRQSERADIYQPLIDQLLASNRAYKCYCTPEELEAEREEQRARGEMPHYSGKCAHLTPEEQAQKEAQGLEPVIRFRVPKNTEYQFHDMVKGEITFESDNVGGDFVIQKRDGMPTYNFAVAVDDHLMKITHVLRGDDHIANTPKQLMIYEAFGWKAPEFGHMTLIINSETGKKLSKRDESILQFIEQYRELGYLPEAMFNFIALLGWSPVGEDEIFSQDELIKMFDPNRLSKSPAAFDAKKLEWVNNHYIKAMDLDVLADMCLPYLQKAGRVEADLSEKDMDRVKKIVGLYQPQMSYAAQIVELSELFFIEHPVLDDAAKAVLAGETVPQVLAAFKAKLEAMDTVDAPSVKTAIKEVQKETGIKGKNLFMPIRVAVSGQTHGPELPDTVELLGKEKALAHLQQVM
- the epsC gene encoding serine O-acetyltransferase EpsC, producing MGWGKRAIQAAKENDPAARHTLEIILTYPGIHALFWHRFEHFLYNHKLFLWARLSSQFQRFLTGIEIHPGAKIGQGVFIDHGMGVVIGETAEIGDDVVLFHGVTLGGTGKHGGKRHPTVKSGAMISANAQILGPVTIGKNAKIGAGAVVLKNIPDEATAVGVPAKVVRIAGKKVEL
- the cysS gene encoding cysteine--tRNA ligase; translated protein: MIKIYNTMTREKEEFKPIEANKVRMYVCGPTVYNYIHIGNARSTIAFDTIRRYFEYRGFEVNYVSNFTDVDDKIIRAAKELGVTAPEVAERFIHAFEEDTNALNVEPATLHPRVMDHIPDIINFITVLVEKGYAYESKGDVYYRTRKFENYGKLSDQSIDELEIGASQRTGAEQDIKEDPLDFALWKSAKPEEISWDSPWGKGRPGWHIECSVMATKHLGDTIDIHGGGQDLEFPHHENEIAQSEAKTGHTFANYWMHNGYVTIGEDDEKMSKSLGNFVTVHDLIQKVEPQVLRFFMATTQYRRPIRYSEATLKDAANNLQRLKTAYENANFRLATAQVDLTCDEGKLAELAELENRFVAEMDDDFNAANGITVVYELAKWLNMYAEKNEVSQVVLNAAIKKLQDWLAVFGIRFTRDELLDEEIEKLIAQRIEARQNKDFARSDEIRDRLKEQGIILEDTAQGTRWRREV
- a CDS encoding Mini-ribonuclease 3, yielding MRDYTQLNGLALAYVGDAIYEVYIRDYLVSSGQSRPNQLHKQATHYVSAKAQAFLMNEMLGAGILSEDEELFYRRGRNSKSHTSAKNADITTYRIATGFESLMGYLHLLNKKERLEELIDWCIKKVGETNGK
- the rlmB gene encoding 23S rRNA (guanosine(2251)-2'-O)-methyltransferase RlmB; amino-acid sequence: MANRREDKPPKNQNRNFYGTRDKNRRGKNSNEKGNFRRKKADDFTGSQKTIAPVSSQATEVNENFVFGHHAVVEALKAGRGNKLFLAEDARGDKIEGLKILATEQAVPVKWVPKNKLDTMSDSGVHQGMVLAITPYEYLSLPELLEITKKENPFYLILDNLEDPHNFGSILRTADAAGVDGVIIPKHRAVGITPIVVKTSTGAVEHMPIARVTNLSQAVQQLKDTGFWIFGTAMEGTDYRKWNAKGKIGLIIGNEGKGMSAGLMKSVDELLTIPMVGHVQSLNASVASGLLMYQAFSQRAGE
- a CDS encoding NYN domain-containing protein, producing the protein MKKQLLIVDGYNMIGAWPELVSLKKAEKLEDARETLLSLLSNYAKYEGLEIIVVFDAQFVPGITQRYTKYQLQVIFTEEGETADSYIERVSGELNNALTQVTVATSDLAEQWVVFSQGALRTSARELYKTVQKTNKLIAEHQEDLKFSNFRRNSPWNEAQLSELQQKLQELSKKN
- a CDS encoding sigma-70 family RNA polymerase sigma factor, yielding MRCTSFNPQVVLNQMEVFEKLFFDYRPVVYKVMGQYYLRDFDYDDWLQEGRISFFHSLSCYEESRGVSFGTFFRNNFENKIKSELRKQGAYKRKAMVEAISLEEKIAKEGPDFLVAHNQNVLLAEEQLLLEEELLSAFCLLSRLEADVLQAYLKGEQVEYYAYQHAMSQQKIYCALERARRKIRKRMKMNW
- a CDS encoding Veg family protein, which produces MIHLKFSEKCDKMASEVNAMPTTLASIKKDLECRIGSEIMLVAQTGRKRQTERKGILTETYPSVFVVDLDPEENSFERVSYSYSDVLTRTVEIEFLGDAI
- a CDS encoding GNAT family N-acetyltransferase, with the protein product MEYVVKSFAALTTKEFYQLAKERVAVFVVEQNCPYQEIDEIDEVALHTYFIAEDEQIAAYTRIYEDDDTIHFGRVLVTEKFRGTGLGKQIVAKTIAVIEERFPGKKIVIGAQAYLQDFYASFGFKPISDVYLEDDIPHIDMQLDAF
- the mscL gene encoding large conductance mechanosensitive channel protein MscL, which translates into the protein MIKEFKEFLMRGSVLDLAVGVVIGSAFTSIVNQVVEGLITPLIGLIVSLFTKKGDLDSAMNVLDVKINGVKFEFGNVVSAIITFIITGFVLFIIVKFANRAKDLRKKEEVEEEPEITAEDYLKDIRDLLEAQSGPATKKAREDLNNSEY
- the yfmF gene encoding EF-P 5-aminopentanol modification-associated protein YfmF, with the translated sequence MSIELGNGINLEVMPSKKYKTTRILIRFSARHSEKTAAARTLLTSLLETNSLNYPTQNELSTRLAELYGAGFGVSVAKKGNIHQINVGMSLVNGAYVGEDHLFDDAVAFLQEILFAPNIKAGAFDEKTFVTEKENLIAYLKSMKEDKQTFASLRLQELFFQNSPDQKVPSFGTVPTTEDLTAEKLVAVYQQMMTEDHIDIFVIGDVTPEQVRKSFAQLPFEKTARAKPEIFFTQKHSNIINEQVEYDQVTQAKLNLAYQMETYYGDTDRFALLVFNGLFGGFPHSKLFMNVREKESLAYYASSSFDSFRGMLKVQTGIDQEKRAAVLHLINEQLESLRKGEISTEELAQTKAMLKNQFLLSLDNPQALIENAYLDLWLPQTKVSEEAFLKGIDAVTIEAVKKMALSVELKAIYCLERSAS